The Nocardioides sp. S-1144 genome includes a region encoding these proteins:
- a CDS encoding extracellular solute-binding protein encodes MLTATLLSACGSSGKPTLNWYVNPDGVEVLTQYAAECSTDEYDIEVQLLPSGATDQRTQLARRLAAEDSSTDLMSLDPVFVPEFANAGWLLEFEGEAGDAVTEGILDGPLDTVMWEDKVYAAPQWANTQVLWYRKSLAEAAGLDMSQPVTFDQVIDAAADNGGTVGVQANRYEAYVVWINAMILGAGGDIVSDTESGKDAQVDIDSDAGKAAAAVIQKLADSSAAQSDLTVSNEGTSLGQMFPAEGPGEFMLNWTFAYKNYEGLIETGDITQDQFDDLGFARYPQTVEGEPSAPPVGGIDIGVGAFTEYPEFALEAAQCVASDEAQVALARDAGLMPARGANYDSAELQEAYPPELLELWQTSLDEGGARPKSAYYALISQAVQSRWHSPTAVDPDSTPAESAKFLQDVLDGKALL; translated from the coding sequence GTGTTGACCGCGACCCTGCTGAGCGCGTGCGGCAGCAGCGGGAAGCCCACGCTCAACTGGTACGTGAACCCGGACGGCGTCGAGGTGCTGACCCAGTACGCCGCCGAGTGCAGCACCGACGAGTACGACATCGAGGTCCAGCTGCTGCCGTCCGGCGCCACCGACCAGCGCACCCAGCTGGCCCGGCGCCTGGCCGCCGAGGACTCCTCGACGGACCTGATGAGCCTCGACCCGGTCTTCGTGCCGGAGTTCGCGAACGCGGGCTGGCTGCTGGAGTTCGAGGGCGAGGCCGGCGACGCGGTGACCGAGGGCATCCTCGACGGCCCGCTCGACACCGTGATGTGGGAGGACAAGGTCTACGCGGCTCCGCAGTGGGCCAACACCCAGGTCCTCTGGTACCGCAAGTCGCTCGCCGAGGCCGCCGGCCTCGACATGAGCCAGCCGGTCACCTTCGACCAGGTCATCGACGCCGCCGCCGACAACGGCGGCACCGTCGGCGTCCAGGCCAACCGCTACGAGGCCTACGTCGTGTGGATCAACGCGATGATCCTCGGCGCCGGCGGCGACATCGTCTCCGACACAGAGTCCGGCAAGGACGCCCAGGTCGACATCGACTCCGACGCCGGCAAGGCCGCGGCCGCGGTGATCCAGAAGCTCGCCGACTCCAGCGCCGCCCAGAGCGACCTGACGGTGTCGAACGAGGGCACCAGCCTCGGCCAGATGTTCCCCGCCGAGGGCCCGGGCGAGTTCATGCTCAACTGGACCTTCGCCTACAAGAACTACGAGGGTCTCATCGAGACCGGCGACATCACCCAGGACCAGTTCGACGACCTCGGCTTCGCCCGCTACCCGCAGACCGTCGAGGGCGAGCCGTCGGCCCCGCCGGTCGGCGGCATCGACATCGGCGTCGGCGCGTTCACCGAGTACCCCGAGTTCGCCCTGGAGGCCGCCCAGTGCGTCGCCTCCGACGAGGCGCAGGTCGCCCTGGCCCGTGACGCCGGCCTGATGCCGGCCCGCGGCGCCAACTACGACTCCGCCGAGCTGCAGGAGGCCTACCCGCCGGAGCTGCTCGAGCTCTGGCAGACCAGCCTCGACGAGGGTGGGGCCCGGCCCAAGAGCGCCTACTACGCGCTGATCTCGCAGGCCGTGCAGAGCCGCTGGCACTCCCCGACGGCGGTCGACCCCGACTCGACCCCGGCCGAGTCCGCGAAGTTCCTGCAGGACGTCCTCGACGGAAAGGCGCTCCTGTGA
- a CDS encoding alpha/beta fold hydrolase: MTSSATPVTVSEELFAPVSPDIELCYQTYGDPADEPLVLVMGLGGPMTWWDPELCEMLARAGFHVVRFDNRDAGRSSRGKGRVTRTMLVRAFAGLPVRAPYTLDDMAGDVFGLLDHLGLESAHVAGVSMGGMIAQAMAIAHPARVRSMTSIMSTTGRRTVGWQHPVLFRNLLARGSGRAAYIQSNVATWKLIGSPGYPTTREATEKRAAETYDRGVTLAGMTRQMAAIVTQPDRTPGLRALPVPTAVVHGLADRMVHVSGGRATAAAVPGAELLLVDGMGHDMPPALFETFAQTIRRNADRAGTDRSA, from the coding sequence ATGACCTCCAGCGCGACGCCCGTGACCGTCTCCGAGGAGCTCTTCGCCCCCGTCTCACCCGACATCGAGCTCTGCTACCAGACCTACGGCGACCCCGCCGACGAGCCGCTGGTGCTCGTGATGGGTCTGGGCGGACCGATGACCTGGTGGGACCCCGAGCTCTGCGAGATGCTCGCGCGCGCCGGCTTCCACGTCGTCCGCTTCGACAACCGCGACGCCGGCCGGTCGAGCCGCGGCAAGGGCCGCGTCACCCGGACCATGCTGGTCCGCGCCTTCGCCGGGCTGCCGGTGCGGGCGCCGTACACCCTCGACGACATGGCCGGCGACGTCTTCGGCCTGCTCGACCACCTCGGCCTGGAGTCGGCGCACGTCGCCGGCGTGTCGATGGGCGGGATGATCGCCCAGGCGATGGCGATCGCCCACCCCGCGCGGGTGCGCTCGATGACGAGCATCATGTCGACCACCGGACGCCGCACGGTCGGCTGGCAGCACCCGGTGCTGTTCAGGAACCTGCTGGCGCGCGGCAGCGGCCGCGCCGCCTACATCCAGTCGAACGTCGCGACGTGGAAGCTCATCGGCTCCCCCGGCTACCCCACCACCCGGGAGGCCACCGAGAAGCGGGCGGCCGAGACCTACGACCGCGGCGTCACCCTGGCCGGGATGACCCGCCAGATGGCCGCCATCGTCACCCAGCCCGACCGGACGCCGGGCCTGCGCGCGCTGCCCGTGCCGACGGCCGTCGTCCACGGGCTGGCCGACCGGATGGTGCACGTGTCCGGGGGGCGGGCCACCGCGGCCGCCGTCCCGGGTGCCGAGCTGCTGCTCGTCGACGGGATGGGCCACGACATGCCGCCGGCCCTCTTCGAGACCTTCGCGCAGACGATCCGCCGCAACGCCGACCGCGCCGGGACCGACCGCAGCGCCTGA
- a CDS encoding alpha/beta fold hydrolase, with product MTDSPLASFLLPDGYARPSLAAVLQERTVVVEAGRYVVRARQERRERRSRPYTGRSAARAVEPVILVPGFTAGDGSLRLMARTLRERGYRTYRSQIRANVGCTLNAAAQLESRLEAIALRRGTRVQVVGHSLGGMIARGIAVRRPDLVSGIVTLGSPMLAPAAHHVALSWGVETLVRLSRAGVPGLMAEECVAGVCARQSFDECRAPLSPDVTFTAVYSRRDGVVDWRACIDPTAVAVEVGSSHLGMAFDPAVIDHVSAALRRGADGVGVRGLQIA from the coding sequence GTGACCGACAGCCCGCTCGCCTCCTTCCTGCTGCCCGACGGCTACGCCCGGCCGTCGCTGGCGGCGGTGCTGCAGGAGCGCACCGTGGTCGTCGAGGCCGGCCGGTACGTCGTCCGGGCCCGGCAGGAGCGCCGCGAGCGCCGGTCGCGGCCCTACACCGGCCGCTCGGCCGCGCGCGCGGTCGAGCCGGTCATCCTGGTGCCCGGCTTCACCGCCGGTGACGGCTCGCTGCGGCTGATGGCGCGCACCCTGCGCGAGCGCGGCTACCGCACCTACCGCTCGCAGATCCGGGCCAACGTCGGCTGCACGCTCAACGCCGCCGCTCAGCTCGAGTCCCGCCTCGAGGCGATCGCGCTGCGGCGTGGCACGCGGGTGCAGGTCGTGGGGCACAGCCTCGGCGGGATGATCGCCCGCGGCATCGCTGTCCGCCGCCCCGACCTGGTCTCCGGCATCGTCACCCTGGGCAGCCCGATGCTCGCGCCCGCCGCCCACCACGTGGCGCTGTCGTGGGGCGTGGAGACGCTGGTGCGGCTCAGCCGGGCCGGCGTGCCGGGCCTGATGGCGGAGGAGTGCGTCGCCGGCGTCTGCGCCCGCCAGAGCTTCGACGAGTGCCGCGCCCCGCTCTCGCCCGACGTCACCTTCACCGCGGTCTACTCCCGCCGCGACGGCGTCGTCGACTGGCGCGCCTGCATCGACCCGACCGCCGTCGCCGTCGAGGTCGGCTCCTCCCACCTCGGCATGGCCTTCGACCCCGCCGTCATCGACCACGTCAGCGCGGCCCTGCGCCGTGGCGCCGACGGGGTCGGCGTCCGCGGGCTGCAGATCGCCTGA
- the glpX gene encoding class II fructose-bisphosphatase: protein MSPASAPRPFEVHPSQPDRNLALELVRVTEAAAMAAGRWVGRGDKDGADEVAVNAMRVMISTIGMRGTVVIGEGEKDNAPMLYNGEEVGDGTGPECDVAVDPIDGTTLTAKGMTNAVAVLAVSPRGSMYDPSAVFYMEKLVTGPEAADVVDLRYPVAENIRQVARAKGKRPSDVTVVLLDRPRHSQLVDDIRATGAMIKFISDGDVAGAIMAARPETGIDLLLGIGGTPEGIIAACALKCMDGVIQGRLWPKDDEERQRALDAGHDLSPDTILTTDELVSGDDCFFVATGITDGELLKGVRYTSGGVSTHSLVMRSRSGTIRSIHSDHALEKLRHFSAIDFGGQ, encoded by the coding sequence ATGAGTCCCGCCTCCGCGCCCCGGCCCTTCGAGGTCCACCCGTCGCAGCCCGACCGCAACCTCGCGCTCGAGCTGGTGCGCGTCACCGAGGCGGCCGCGATGGCCGCCGGCCGCTGGGTGGGGCGCGGCGACAAGGACGGCGCCGACGAGGTCGCGGTGAACGCGATGCGGGTGATGATCTCGACGATCGGGATGCGCGGCACCGTCGTCATCGGCGAGGGCGAGAAGGACAACGCCCCCATGCTCTACAACGGCGAGGAGGTCGGCGACGGCACCGGGCCGGAGTGCGACGTCGCCGTCGACCCGATCGACGGCACCACCCTCACCGCCAAGGGCATGACGAACGCCGTCGCCGTGCTCGCGGTGTCGCCGCGCGGCTCCATGTACGACCCGTCGGCGGTGTTCTACATGGAGAAGCTGGTCACCGGCCCCGAGGCCGCCGACGTCGTCGACCTGCGCTACCCCGTCGCGGAGAACATCCGCCAGGTCGCCCGGGCGAAGGGCAAGCGGCCCTCCGACGTCACCGTCGTGCTGCTCGACCGGCCCCGCCACAGCCAGCTCGTCGACGACATCCGCGCCACCGGCGCGATGATCAAGTTCATCTCCGACGGCGATGTCGCCGGCGCGATCATGGCGGCACGTCCCGAGACCGGCATCGACCTGCTGCTCGGCATCGGCGGCACCCCCGAGGGGATCATCGCGGCCTGCGCGCTCAAGTGCATGGACGGCGTCATCCAGGGCCGGTTGTGGCCCAAGGACGACGAGGAGCGCCAGCGCGCCCTCGACGCCGGCCACGACCTGAGCCCCGACACGATCCTCACGACCGACGAGCTGGTCTCGGGCGACGACTGCTTCTTCGTCGCCACCGGCATCACCGACGGCGAGCTGCTCAAGGGCGTGCGCTACACCTCCGGCGGCGTCAGCACCCACTCCCTGGTCATGCGCTCGCGCAGCGGCACCATCCGCTCGATCCACTCCGACCACGCCCTCGAGAAGCTCCGGCACTTCTCGGCCATCGACTTCGGCGGCCAGTAA
- a CDS encoding SLC13 family permease produces the protein MPLVDLPAVAALLALLVVAYRHPRRSVEALVSLAAIATVLVCGLITLEETRDTVLDLLPVVLFLVAILVTAHVCDRAGLFAASARLLRHGGPTRLLTVAFLVAAAVTAVLSLDATVVLLTPVVVAAARADGVLPRPGAYACLRMANSASLLLPVSNLTNLLALPSLDLTFAGFAARMAPVLVVVLVVEYVGLRLLFRRDLAAPATGGETPDVAFPVVPALVVAAMLVGFAATSPYGVDPAWVAGAAAAVLVAWGAARGLLAAGDVARSAHPEFALLVLALGVVVAAIAEGFLGEAVADVVPDTTSFVGLLVVALLATALANVLTNLSATLLLVPLVAPLGDLAVLAALIGLNVGSGLTLSGSLANLLWRRTLHASGEHAPLAEFHRVALLLTPVSLLAAVTTLHLLA, from the coding sequence GTGCCACTGGTCGACCTGCCCGCCGTGGCCGCGCTCCTCGCCCTGCTCGTCGTCGCCTACCGCCACCCCCGGCGCAGCGTCGAGGCGCTGGTCTCGCTGGCGGCGATCGCGACCGTCCTGGTCTGCGGGCTGATCACCCTCGAGGAGACCCGCGACACCGTCCTGGACCTGCTGCCCGTCGTGCTGTTCCTGGTGGCGATCCTGGTGACCGCGCACGTGTGCGACCGGGCCGGCCTGTTCGCGGCGTCCGCGCGCCTGTTGCGGCACGGCGGCCCGACCCGGCTGCTCACCGTCGCGTTCCTGGTCGCCGCCGCGGTGACGGCCGTGCTCAGCCTCGACGCGACCGTCGTGCTGCTGACGCCGGTGGTCGTCGCCGCCGCGCGGGCCGACGGCGTCCTGCCCCGGCCGGGTGCCTACGCCTGCCTGCGGATGGCGAACTCGGCCTCGCTGCTGCTGCCGGTCTCCAACCTCACCAACCTGCTCGCGCTGCCGTCGCTCGACCTCACCTTCGCCGGCTTCGCGGCCCGGATGGCGCCGGTCCTGGTCGTCGTCCTCGTGGTCGAGTACGTCGGCCTGCGGCTGCTGTTCCGCCGCGACCTGGCCGCCCCGGCGACCGGGGGCGAGACGCCCGACGTCGCGTTCCCGGTCGTGCCGGCGCTCGTCGTGGCGGCCATGCTCGTCGGCTTCGCCGCGACCTCGCCGTACGGCGTCGACCCGGCCTGGGTCGCCGGTGCGGCCGCGGCGGTGCTGGTGGCCTGGGGCGCCGCGCGGGGCCTGCTCGCCGCCGGGGACGTCGCCCGGTCGGCGCACCCCGAGTTCGCCCTGCTGGTGCTCGCGCTGGGCGTCGTGGTCGCGGCGATCGCGGAGGGCTTCCTGGGTGAGGCGGTGGCGGACGTCGTCCCGGACACGACGTCGTTCGTCGGCCTGCTCGTCGTCGCGCTCCTGGCCACCGCCCTGGCCAACGTGCTGACCAACCTGTCGGCGACGCTGCTGCTGGTGCCGCTGGTCGCCCCGCTCGGGGACCTCGCGGTGCTGGCCGCGCTGATCGGGCTCAACGTCGGCTCGGGGCTGACGCTGTCGGGCTCGCTGGCCAACCTGCTGTGGCGCCGCACCCTGCACGCCTCCGGGGAGCACGCCCCGCTGGCGGAGTTCCACCGCGTGGCGCTGCTGCTGACGCCGGTGTCGCTCCTGGCCGCGGTGACCACCCTCCACCTCCTCGCCTGA
- a CDS encoding DUF4245 family protein, whose translation MSERGGRYERSFGGLVGAMVVAVIIVLVLVVARGLLSSDVDNTDRPAVDYLENVEQLQRSDIGVVYPATLPSGWSVTSVDVADIERPGALPAIGFDLLTDDDKYVGVKVEQESAEDLLEEYVDEDPAETDPLTDAGGPGLATDWAGWEDDGGDRAFTATYGEDRTVLVFGAVSADELADLVGRLTDATLPGVTPQAAPSS comes from the coding sequence ATGAGTGAGCGGGGCGGTCGCTACGAGCGTTCCTTCGGCGGGCTCGTCGGGGCGATGGTCGTGGCGGTCATCATCGTCCTGGTCCTGGTGGTGGCGCGCGGCCTGCTCAGCAGCGACGTCGACAACACCGACCGGCCGGCCGTCGACTACCTCGAGAACGTCGAGCAGCTGCAGCGCAGCGACATCGGGGTGGTCTACCCCGCCACCCTGCCGAGCGGGTGGAGCGTCACCTCCGTCGACGTAGCCGACATCGAGCGCCCTGGGGCCCTGCCCGCGATCGGCTTCGACCTGCTCACCGACGACGACAAGTACGTCGGCGTCAAGGTCGAGCAGGAGTCGGCCGAGGACCTCCTCGAGGAGTACGTCGACGAGGACCCCGCCGAGACCGACCCGCTGACCGACGCCGGGGGGCCGGGCCTGGCCACCGACTGGGCCGGCTGGGAGGACGACGGCGGCGACCGGGCCTTCACCGCGACCTACGGCGAGGACCGCACCGTGCTGGTGTTCGGGGCCGTGTCGGCCGACGAGCTCGCCGACCTGGTCGGGCGGCTGACCGACGCCACCCTGCCGGGGGTCACCCCCCAGGCTGCTCCTTCGTCATGA
- a CDS encoding exodeoxyribonuclease VII small subunit: protein MSATDQTPSYEEAREELVDVVRRLETGGTTLEESLALWERGEALATVCQDWLDGARQRLEAVMTKEQPGG from the coding sequence ATGAGCGCCACCGACCAGACCCCCAGCTACGAGGAGGCGCGCGAGGAGCTCGTCGACGTCGTCCGCCGGCTCGAGACCGGGGGCACGACGCTCGAGGAGTCGCTGGCGCTGTGGGAGCGCGGCGAGGCGCTGGCCACCGTGTGCCAGGACTGGCTCGACGGAGCGCGTCAGCGCCTCGAGGCGGTCATGACGAAGGAGCAGCCTGGGGGGTGA
- the xseA gene encoding exodeoxyribonuclease VII large subunit, with translation MALDTSPEQPAPVRQVANAISGWIDRLGAVWVEGQIAQLSRRPGLQTVFLTLRDSVADISVPVTCSRTLLDSMNPPLVEGASVLVHAKPSYYANRGTLSLHAREIRMVGLGELLAQIERRRQLLAAEGLFDPALKRTLPFLPGKVGLVTAPRSAAERDVLDLARRRWPAVGFAVAHATMQGPRAAGEVMEALARLDRDETVDVVVIARGGGSVEDLLPFSDEGLLRAVAKARTPVVSAIGHEQDNPLLDLVADVRAATPTDAAKLVVPDVAAEAHAVASARERLRSLVLGAVAREQAGLDALRSRPALADPRTLVDRRTEELATFRERARRTLRHALDRASDDIGHQRARARALSPLATLERGYAVLQDADGHVITSVAGLAGGDAVSVRVVDGRVHADVTSTTTAAAAAAPSEEPAP, from the coding sequence ATGGCCCTGGACACCTCACCCGAGCAGCCGGCACCCGTCCGGCAGGTCGCGAACGCGATCTCGGGCTGGATCGACCGGCTCGGCGCGGTGTGGGTCGAGGGCCAGATCGCGCAGCTGAGCCGGCGGCCCGGCCTGCAGACGGTCTTCCTCACCCTGCGCGACTCCGTCGCCGACATCTCGGTCCCGGTCACCTGCTCCCGCACGCTGCTCGACTCGATGAACCCCCCGCTCGTGGAGGGCGCCAGCGTGCTCGTGCACGCCAAGCCGTCCTACTACGCCAACCGGGGCACCCTCTCGCTGCACGCCCGCGAGATCCGGATGGTCGGGCTCGGCGAGCTGCTCGCCCAGATTGAGCGGCGCCGCCAGCTGCTGGCCGCGGAGGGGCTCTTCGACCCGGCGCTCAAGCGCACCCTGCCGTTCCTGCCCGGCAAGGTCGGGCTGGTCACGGCGCCGCGCTCGGCCGCCGAGCGCGACGTCCTCGACCTCGCCCGGCGACGCTGGCCGGCGGTCGGGTTCGCCGTCGCGCACGCGACCATGCAGGGGCCGCGGGCCGCCGGCGAGGTGATGGAGGCGCTGGCCCGGCTCGACCGCGACGAGACCGTCGACGTCGTCGTCATCGCCCGCGGCGGTGGCTCGGTCGAGGACCTGCTCCCCTTCTCCGACGAGGGACTCCTGCGGGCGGTGGCCAAGGCCCGCACCCCGGTCGTCTCGGCGATCGGCCACGAGCAGGACAACCCCCTGCTCGACCTGGTCGCCGACGTCCGCGCCGCCACCCCCACCGACGCCGCCAAGCTCGTCGTCCCCGACGTCGCGGCGGAGGCCCACGCCGTCGCCTCGGCCCGCGAGCGGCTGCGCTCGCTGGTGCTCGGCGCCGTGGCCCGCGAGCAGGCCGGCCTCGACGCGCTGCGCTCCCGGCCGGCCCTCGCCGACCCCCGCACGCTCGTCGACCGGCGCACCGAGGAGCTCGCCACCTTCCGCGAGCGGGCCCGCCGCACCCTGCGGCACGCGCTCGACCGGGCCTCCGACGACATCGGCCACCAGCGGGCCCGGGCCCGCGCGCTGTCGCCGCTGGCCACCCTCGAGCGCGGCTACGCCGTCCTCCAGGACGCCGACGGGCACGTGATCACCTCGGTCGCCGGCCTGGCCGGCGGCGACGCCGTCAGCGTCCGGGTCGTCGACGGCCGCGTCCACGCCGACGTCACCTCCACCACCACCGCAGCAGCCGCCGCAGCACCGAGCGAGGAGCCCGCCCCATGA
- a CDS encoding GntR family transcriptional regulator, with the protein MSIQPPDPQSSSPIYEQLRAQVAGRAASGDLPAGTRLPTVRGLAEELGVGVRTVQRVYTELEADGVVVTEGRRGTFVAAPAAPADAADAADEFAATARRLGLTLAEAVRLLEARWAGDGVGRHQ; encoded by the coding sequence GTGAGCATCCAGCCCCCCGACCCGCAGTCCTCCTCGCCCATCTACGAGCAGCTGCGCGCCCAGGTGGCCGGGCGCGCCGCCTCCGGCGACCTGCCCGCGGGCACCCGGCTGCCCACGGTGCGGGGGCTGGCCGAGGAGCTCGGCGTCGGCGTCCGCACGGTGCAGCGGGTCTACACCGAGCTGGAGGCCGACGGCGTGGTGGTCACCGAGGGCCGGCGGGGCACCTTCGTCGCCGCTCCCGCGGCCCCGGCCGACGCCGCCGACGCCGCCGACGAGTTCGCCGCCACCGCCCGCCGGCTCGGCCTCACCCTGGCCGAGGCGGTGCGCCTGCTGGAGGCCCGGTGGGCCGGCGACGGTGTCGGGAGGCACCAGTAG
- a CDS encoding PfkB family carbohydrate kinase, with protein sequence MTYVLVVGESLVDVVTDAGGTTVERPGGSAANVAVALARLGRRARFVTSYADDERGRSVAAHLAGSGVELATDPHVLGRTSSAAATIGADGSASYVFDLDWRFGPVGEETPRFVHVCSIGAVLEPGADDVLALLDRLVAAGGADRPTVTYDVNARPAITGTGPEVVGRVEAVARRADVVKASDEDLAVLYPTFGLAEAAGHLRSLGPRAVVVTRGEGGATWFGDGEPLSVAATPVTVVDTIGAGDTFSAGIVDALWDGLDPAATLAHAARAAAVTVSRPGADPPTRAELG encoded by the coding sequence ATGACCTACGTGCTGGTGGTCGGGGAGTCCCTGGTCGACGTCGTCACCGACGCGGGCGGGACGACGGTCGAGCGGCCCGGCGGGAGCGCGGCCAACGTCGCGGTCGCCCTCGCCCGGCTGGGGCGCCGCGCGCGCTTCGTGACGTCGTACGCCGACGACGAGCGCGGCCGGTCGGTCGCGGCGCACCTCGCGGGCTCGGGCGTCGAGCTGGCCACCGACCCGCACGTGCTCGGGCGCACGTCGAGCGCGGCCGCCACGATCGGGGCCGACGGCTCGGCCAGCTACGTCTTCGACCTCGACTGGCGCTTCGGGCCGGTGGGCGAGGAGACGCCGCGGTTCGTGCACGTCTGCTCGATCGGCGCCGTCCTCGAGCCCGGGGCCGACGACGTCCTCGCGCTGCTCGACCGGCTGGTCGCGGCCGGCGGCGCCGACCGGCCGACGGTCACCTACGACGTCAACGCGCGCCCGGCGATCACCGGCACCGGCCCCGAGGTCGTCGGCCGGGTCGAGGCCGTCGCCCGCCGGGCCGACGTCGTCAAGGCCAGCGACGAGGACCTCGCCGTGCTCTACCCGACGTTCGGCCTCGCCGAGGCGGCCGGCCACCTGCGCTCGCTCGGCCCCCGCGCCGTGGTGGTGACCCGGGGCGAGGGCGGGGCGACCTGGTTCGGCGACGGCGAGCCGCTGTCGGTCGCCGCGACGCCGGTCACGGTCGTCGACACCATCGGCGCCGGCGACACCTTCTCCGCCGGCATCGTCGACGCGCTCTGGGACGGGCTCGACCCGGCGGCCACCCTCGCCCACGCGGCGCGGGCCGCCGCCGTCACCGTCTCGCGCCCCGGTGCGGACCCGCCGACCCGCGCCGAGCTCGGCTGA
- a CDS encoding helix-turn-helix transcriptional regulator — MDRAQLADFLRTRREALQPEDVGLPRGSRRRTGGLRREEVAVLADMSADYYGRIEQQRGPKPSEQMLASLARGLRLSTAERDHLFRLGGYVAPGRLRRGDHVEAGLMRILDRLVDVPAMVVGSTGETLVQTPPCVALLGDETAYEGLARCVAHRWWTLPEARLRYPAEDQDGVGRAFTAELRAAVTRDGAGSLAAEVVADLEARSPEFRAVWAEHEVARPHSKHKRIVHPDVGVVEVFCQTLYDVDQDQGLLLFTATPGTESSERLKLLGVIGAQSL; from the coding sequence ATGGACCGGGCCCAGCTCGCCGACTTCCTCCGCACCCGCCGCGAGGCGCTGCAGCCGGAGGACGTCGGCCTCCCCCGCGGCTCGCGCCGCCGCACCGGTGGGCTGCGCCGCGAGGAGGTCGCCGTCCTCGCCGACATGTCGGCCGACTACTACGGCCGGATCGAGCAGCAGCGCGGGCCGAAGCCGTCGGAGCAGATGCTCGCCTCGCTCGCGCGCGGACTGCGCCTGTCGACGGCCGAGCGCGACCACCTGTTCCGGCTCGGGGGCTACGTCGCCCCGGGCCGGCTCCGCCGCGGTGACCACGTCGAGGCGGGGCTGATGCGGATCCTCGACCGGCTCGTCGACGTCCCCGCGATGGTGGTCGGCAGCACCGGCGAGACGCTCGTGCAGACGCCGCCGTGCGTGGCGCTCCTGGGCGACGAGACGGCGTACGAGGGCCTCGCGCGCTGCGTCGCGCACCGCTGGTGGACGTTGCCGGAGGCCCGGCTCCGCTACCCCGCGGAGGACCAGGACGGCGTCGGACGCGCCTTCACCGCCGAGCTGCGCGCCGCCGTCACCCGCGACGGCGCGGGCTCCCTGGCCGCCGAGGTCGTCGCCGACCTGGAGGCCCGCAGCCCGGAGTTCCGCGCCGTGTGGGCCGAGCACGAGGTCGCCCGGCCGCACTCCAAGCACAAGCGGATCGTGCACCCCGACGTCGGCGTGGTCGAGGTCTTCTGCCAGACCCTCTACGACGTCGACCAGGACCAGGGGCTGCTGCTCTTCACCGCCACGCCGGGCACCGAGAGCTCGGAGCGGCTGAAGCTGCTCGGGGTGATCGGCGCGCAGTCGCTGTGA
- a CDS encoding SDR family NAD(P)-dependent oxidoreductase, whose protein sequence is MTTQNPHQTPSSRIALVTGGNRGLGRSAVLALAASGTDVVLTYRAGREQAADVVAEVAALGRRAVALPLDTTQPDTFAALAATLRETLGTTWGREGFDVLVNNAGFARSTPLGGTDAATIAELVAVHLTGVVLLTQELVPMLVDGGRVINTSTGLARFTGDFGYSVYASVKGAVEVYTRYLAKELGPRRIAVNTIAPGATGTDFGGGSLRDDEAVRDHLGALTAMGHVGDPDDVGAAVAALAGPGMGWVTGQRVEASGGMNL, encoded by the coding sequence ATGACCACACAGAACCCCCACCAGACCCCCTCCAGCCGGATCGCGCTCGTGACCGGCGGCAACCGCGGCCTCGGCCGCAGCGCGGTGCTCGCCCTCGCGGCGAGCGGCACCGACGTCGTGCTGACCTACCGCGCGGGCCGGGAGCAGGCCGCCGACGTCGTCGCCGAGGTCGCCGCGCTCGGGCGGCGCGCCGTCGCGCTGCCGCTCGACACCACCCAGCCCGACACCTTCGCCGCCCTCGCCGCGACCCTGCGCGAGACGCTGGGCACCACGTGGGGGCGCGAGGGGTTCGACGTCCTGGTCAACAACGCCGGCTTCGCCCGCTCGACGCCGCTCGGCGGCACCGACGCGGCCACGATCGCCGAGCTCGTCGCGGTGCACCTCACCGGTGTCGTCCTGCTCACCCAGGAGCTCGTGCCGATGCTCGTCGACGGCGGCCGGGTCATCAACACCTCCACCGGCCTGGCGCGCTTCACCGGCGACTTCGGCTACTCGGTCTACGCCTCGGTGAAGGGCGCGGTCGAGGTCTACACCCGCTACCTGGCCAAGGAGCTCGGCCCCCGCCGGATCGCGGTCAACACCATCGCGCCCGGCGCCACGGGCACCGACTTCGGCGGCGGCTCCCTGCGCGACGACGAGGCCGTCCGCGACCACCTCGGCGCGCTCACCGCGATGGGCCACGTCGGTGACCCGGACGACGTCGGCGCCGCCGTCGCCGCCCTGGCCGGACCCGGCATGGGCTGGGTGACCGGGCAGCGCGTCGAGGCCTCCGGCGGGATGAACCTCTGA